A stretch of Sphingomonas sp. JUb134 DNA encodes these proteins:
- the galA gene encoding beta-galactosidase GalA produces the protein MHRRQLLAGGAGLGALIATHPQRALAAPAKRLGHDGFPMPQPARTLPQPLLVQDPSRTLLERGWRFHEGDVVPPMPDTHNATYLSVKAGNALGAAAMTFDDSDWKAVRLPHDWAAAQPFLETANVSQGYRPRGIAWYRRTLQLDPADRGKTIELHFDGIATNATIWVNGSTVAHNWSGYNSVHIDLTPFARFGDETNVIAIRVDANAMEGWWYEGAGLYRHAWLVRRAPVAIVTDGVHCDPRKGEDGRWQVPVTATLANTGRDPASVTVEALLLDPDGKTVASGRADASVPVLQQAEATLKLDAGNSQLWSVETPTLYTVVTRVLRDGSPVDERRTPVGFRTIRFDADRGFFLNDQPVKLKGVCLHQDHAGVGVAVPDALIAWRLERLKAMGCNAIRCTHNAPNAELLDLCDRMGFLVMDENRHFNPAPDYMEQLEWLVRRDRNHPSVILWSVFNEEPMQGTEAGVEMVRRMAATVHRLDGARPVTAAMNGSFYDPVNVSTVVDVMGFNYYQADYDRFHQLNPTKPITSSEDTSAFETRGAYESIPAGHVITSYDEEAASWGGTHRDTWREIAKRPFVAGGFVWTGFDYHGEPTPYDWPTIASFFGILDLCGFPKTAFDIHRAHWIDDEAVVGIAPHWTWPGREGQTIPVFVSSNAETVLLRLNGRDLGVQKVDRIMGNEWQVPYQPGRIEALAMRGGKVVATAVHETAGAPVALRLTPARTVMAGDGEDVQPITVDAIDARGRHVPTVNQMAQFTVEGAEIIGVGNGDPNSHEPEHGDRRSLFNGLAQLIVRAAPGKGTITLSATADGLKPARLTISRLATQAPPQVPVTPPTMTIGEWRRSPAMAERPDPAIAPPDGDNNSWAFVRSGTPTRPEASAGWRVYRAAFRPWKRVGAEGGTIRFDSIGGTAELWLDGQKLATKASAAPGPLVADIPAGTGPRRVALLVSAPANSPSGILGKVTVTTR, from the coding sequence ATGCACCGACGCCAGCTTCTGGCGGGGGGCGCAGGGCTCGGTGCCCTGATCGCCACCCATCCGCAGCGCGCCTTGGCGGCGCCCGCCAAGCGGCTCGGCCACGACGGCTTCCCGATGCCGCAGCCCGCCCGCACGCTGCCGCAGCCGCTGCTGGTGCAGGATCCGTCACGCACCTTGCTCGAACGCGGCTGGCGCTTTCACGAGGGCGATGTGGTCCCGCCGATGCCGGACACCCACAACGCCACCTACCTGAGCGTGAAGGCCGGGAACGCGCTCGGCGCCGCCGCCATGACCTTCGACGATTCCGATTGGAAGGCGGTGCGGCTGCCGCACGACTGGGCGGCTGCCCAGCCGTTCCTGGAGACCGCCAACGTATCGCAGGGCTACCGCCCGCGCGGCATCGCCTGGTACCGCCGTACGCTCCAGCTCGACCCCGCGGACCGCGGCAAGACCATCGAGCTGCACTTCGACGGCATTGCCACCAACGCCACCATCTGGGTCAACGGCAGCACGGTCGCGCACAACTGGTCGGGCTACAACAGCGTCCACATCGACCTGACGCCCTTCGCCCGCTTTGGCGACGAGACCAACGTCATCGCGATCCGCGTCGATGCGAACGCGATGGAAGGCTGGTGGTACGAGGGTGCGGGCCTCTATCGCCACGCCTGGCTGGTGCGCCGCGCACCGGTCGCGATCGTAACCGACGGCGTCCACTGCGATCCTCGCAAGGGAGAGGACGGCCGATGGCAGGTGCCCGTCACGGCGACGCTCGCGAACACGGGCCGCGATCCGGCGAGTGTCACCGTCGAGGCGTTGCTGCTCGACCCTGATGGAAAGACCGTCGCCAGCGGGCGCGCCGACGCAAGCGTGCCGGTGCTCCAGCAGGCCGAAGCGACGCTGAAGCTCGACGCGGGCAACTCCCAACTATGGTCGGTCGAGACGCCGACGCTCTACACCGTCGTCACGCGCGTGCTGCGCGACGGCTCTCCGGTGGACGAGCGCCGCACGCCGGTGGGCTTTCGCACCATCCGCTTTGATGCCGACCGCGGCTTCTTCCTCAACGACCAGCCGGTCAAGCTGAAGGGCGTCTGCTTGCACCAGGACCATGCCGGCGTCGGCGTGGCCGTGCCGGATGCGCTGATCGCCTGGCGTCTCGAGCGGCTGAAGGCAATGGGCTGCAACGCCATCCGCTGCACCCACAATGCCCCCAATGCCGAGCTGCTCGATCTGTGCGACCGCATGGGCTTCCTCGTCATGGACGAGAACCGGCACTTCAATCCTGCGCCCGATTACATGGAGCAGCTCGAATGGCTGGTGCGGCGCGACCGCAATCACCCGAGCGTGATCCTGTGGTCGGTCTTCAACGAAGAGCCGATGCAGGGCACGGAAGCGGGCGTGGAGATGGTGCGCCGCATGGCGGCGACCGTCCATCGCCTCGACGGCGCCCGGCCCGTCACCGCCGCGATGAACGGCTCCTTCTACGATCCGGTCAACGTCTCGACGGTCGTTGATGTGATGGGCTTCAACTATTATCAGGCGGACTATGATCGCTTCCACCAGCTGAACCCCACCAAGCCGATCACCAGCTCGGAAGACACCAGCGCGTTCGAGACGCGCGGCGCCTATGAGAGCATCCCCGCCGGTCACGTCATCACCTCTTATGACGAGGAGGCTGCGAGCTGGGGCGGCACCCACCGCGACACCTGGCGAGAGATCGCCAAGCGCCCGTTCGTCGCGGGCGGGTTCGTCTGGACCGGCTTCGACTATCATGGCGAGCCGACGCCTTATGACTGGCCGACCATCGCCAGCTTCTTCGGCATCCTCGACCTGTGCGGCTTCCCGAAAACCGCCTTCGACATCCACCGCGCCCACTGGATCGACGACGAGGCGGTGGTCGGCATCGCGCCTCACTGGACCTGGCCGGGCAGGGAGGGCCAGACGATCCCAGTCTTCGTCAGCAGCAACGCCGAAACCGTGCTGTTGCGCCTGAACGGCCGCGACCTGGGCGTGCAGAAGGTGGACCGCATCATGGGCAACGAATGGCAGGTCCCGTACCAGCCCGGCCGGATCGAGGCGCTGGCGATGCGGGGCGGCAAGGTGGTGGCGACCGCCGTCCACGAGACCGCCGGCGCACCCGTCGCTCTGCGGCTCACGCCCGCGCGCACGGTCATGGCGGGGGATGGCGAGGATGTGCAGCCGATCACCGTCGATGCGATCGATGCCCGCGGCCGCCACGTGCCGACCGTCAACCAAATGGCGCAGTTCACCGTTGAGGGTGCCGAGATCATCGGCGTCGGCAACGGCGATCCCAACAGCCACGAGCCCGAGCATGGCGACCGCCGCTCGCTGTTCAACGGTCTCGCGCAGCTGATCGTGCGGGCAGCACCGGGCAAGGGGACCATCACCCTTAGCGCCACGGCGGACGGGCTCAAGCCGGCGCGCCTGACGATCAGCCGACTCGCAACCCAGGCGCCGCCGCAGGTGCCGGTCACCCCGCCGACGATGACGATCGGCGAGTGGCGTCGCTCGCCCGCGATGGCCGAGCGACCCGACCCCGCGATCGCGCCGCCGGACGGGGACAACAACAGCTGGGCCTTCGTCCGCAGTGGCACGCCCACGCGACCCGAGGCGAGCGCCGGCTGGCGCGTCTATCGCGCAGCCTTCCGCCCGTGGAAGCGAGTGGGGGCAGAGGGCGGCACGATCCGCTTCGACAGCATCGGCGGCACCGCCGAGCTCTGGCTCGACGGCCAGAAGCTCGCAACCAAGGCAAGTGCCGCGCCCGGCCCGCTGGTGGCGGACATCCCCGCCGGCACCGGCCCACGCCGCGTCGCCCTGCTGGTCTCCGCCCCCGCCAACAGCCCCTCGGGCATCCTGGGCAAGGTGACGGTCACCACCCGCTAA
- the ptsP gene encoding phosphoenolpyruvate--protein phosphotransferase: MQGWRCALAEIPDPVFAQGMLGAGVGIDPTGDTVHAPCDGTIRALQPTGHAVTIAAAEGAEVLIHVGVDTVALEGRGFTPLVAAGDRVRRGDPLIRFDLDLLVQGAPSVITPVLLLDSDRYAVSPLGEAEGPVAVGDPIFALVPQQASAAEAPAVYEGEVVARELQLPLAHGIHARPAARIRETAVRFSAELSVIKGERSANARSPVALLTLGARLGDLVRIEAHGADAEAAVDAIVTLIASGMGEAADPQQAPAASPQPAVTPAPASVISSDGRLAGVTASPGLAIGHARTLHLAEIEIDPVGVGAEEEQARLDQALRTLGRRLEAEAATASGARRSILAAHRAMLEDEDLRRAAAAAITAGASAGQAWRTSIRPQAEALRATGDAHLAERADDMRDLERRILSLLMGVEDAPIAFPPDTILLAEDLLPSQLMALDPANVVGFCVEKGGPTSHVAILAASMGLPALVAMGPALHEIAEGSMLILDADAASLQIGPDADTLAKAHALVAERHARRLEAQANAAAPCHMAGGERIEVFANLGSRADAEVAVANGAEGCGLLRTEFLFLERETAPSLAEQTAEYQAIADALGGRSLIVRLLDIGGDKPAPYLPIPAEENPALGLRGIRVGFAHPQLLEDQIRAILRVQPIGQCRIMVPMIASIDELRRVREVVDRVRAELGIADPVSVGVMIETPAAAVTADLLAREADFLSVGTNDLTQYALAMDRGNPAVAGAIDGLHPAVLRMIAETCRGAARHDRWTGVCGGLASDLLAVPILVGLGVTELSATAALVPEIKALVASLSMDACRAHAAAALQCGSAAEVRILAREFRA, encoded by the coding sequence ATGCAGGGCTGGCGCTGCGCGCTGGCGGAAATACCGGATCCCGTGTTTGCGCAGGGCATGCTGGGCGCGGGCGTGGGAATCGATCCCACCGGCGACACGGTGCACGCTCCCTGCGACGGGACCATTCGCGCCTTGCAGCCGACCGGCCATGCCGTGACGATCGCAGCGGCCGAAGGCGCCGAGGTGCTGATCCATGTCGGCGTCGATACGGTCGCCCTCGAGGGGCGCGGCTTCACACCGCTGGTCGCCGCCGGGGACCGCGTGCGCCGGGGCGACCCGCTGATCCGCTTCGACCTGGACCTGCTGGTCCAGGGCGCACCATCGGTGATCACGCCGGTGCTGCTGCTCGACAGCGATCGATACGCCGTGTCCCCGCTCGGGGAGGCAGAGGGGCCGGTCGCGGTCGGGGATCCGATCTTCGCCCTCGTCCCGCAGCAAGCCTCCGCAGCAGAAGCGCCGGCCGTCTATGAGGGCGAGGTGGTGGCGCGCGAACTGCAACTGCCGCTGGCGCATGGCATCCATGCACGGCCGGCAGCCCGCATTCGCGAGACGGCGGTCCGCTTCTCCGCGGAACTCTCGGTGATCAAGGGCGAGCGTAGCGCCAATGCGCGCAGCCCCGTCGCGCTGCTGACGCTCGGCGCACGACTAGGCGACCTCGTCCGGATCGAGGCGCACGGCGCTGATGCGGAAGCGGCGGTGGACGCGATCGTAACCCTGATCGCAAGCGGCATGGGCGAGGCTGCGGACCCGCAGCAGGCACCTGCGGCGTCGCCGCAGCCGGCAGTGACCCCTGCCCCGGCGTCGGTCATCTCCAGCGACGGCAGGCTCGCGGGCGTGACCGCTTCGCCGGGGCTCGCGATCGGTCATGCCCGCACGCTCCACCTCGCCGAGATCGAGATCGACCCGGTCGGCGTCGGCGCTGAGGAGGAGCAGGCACGGCTCGACCAAGCGCTGCGCACGCTCGGACGGCGGCTGGAGGCCGAGGCGGCGACGGCTTCCGGCGCGCGCCGCTCGATCCTGGCCGCACATCGTGCGATGCTGGAGGACGAGGACCTGCGCCGTGCCGCAGCCGCTGCGATCACGGCGGGTGCCAGCGCCGGCCAGGCGTGGCGCACCTCGATCCGGCCGCAGGCAGAAGCACTGCGCGCGACCGGCGACGCGCATCTGGCGGAGCGCGCGGACGACATGCGCGACCTGGAACGCCGCATCCTGTCGCTTCTGATGGGGGTCGAAGACGCGCCGATCGCCTTCCCGCCCGACACGATCCTGCTGGCCGAGGATCTGCTGCCGTCCCAGTTGATGGCGCTCGATCCCGCGAATGTCGTCGGCTTCTGCGTCGAGAAGGGCGGGCCGACGTCCCACGTCGCCATCCTGGCAGCAAGCATGGGATTGCCTGCGCTGGTCGCGATGGGCCCGGCGCTGCACGAGATTGCCGAGGGATCGATGCTGATCCTGGACGCCGATGCGGCCTCGCTCCAGATCGGGCCGGACGCAGACACGCTGGCGAAGGCGCACGCGCTGGTGGCCGAGCGGCACGCGCGGCGCCTGGAGGCGCAGGCGAACGCCGCCGCGCCCTGCCACATGGCCGGCGGTGAGCGCATCGAGGTGTTCGCGAACCTTGGCTCGCGCGCCGATGCCGAAGTGGCGGTCGCGAACGGTGCCGAGGGCTGCGGCCTGCTGCGAACCGAATTCCTGTTCCTGGAGCGCGAGACCGCGCCCTCCCTCGCCGAGCAGACGGCCGAATACCAGGCGATCGCCGACGCGCTGGGTGGCCGCTCGCTGATCGTGCGGCTGCTCGACATCGGCGGCGACAAGCCTGCGCCCTATCTGCCGATCCCGGCGGAGGAAAACCCGGCGCTGGGGCTGCGCGGCATCCGCGTCGGCTTTGCCCATCCGCAGCTGCTGGAAGACCAGATCCGCGCGATCCTGCGCGTGCAGCCGATCGGCCAGTGCCGGATCATGGTGCCGATGATCGCGTCGATCGACGAACTGCGGCGGGTGCGCGAGGTGGTCGACCGGGTGCGCGCCGAACTGGGCATCGCCGACCCGGTCAGCGTCGGCGTGATGATCGAGACTCCGGCCGCGGCGGTCACCGCCGACCTGCTCGCGCGGGAGGCGGATTTCCTGTCGGTCGGCACCAACGACCTCACCCAATATGCGCTGGCAATGGACCGCGGGAACCCGGCGGTCGCAGGCGCGATCGACGGCCTGCATCCGGCCGTGCTGCGCATGATTGCCGAGACCTGCCGCGGCGCGGCACGCCACGATCGCTGGACCGGCGTATGCGGCGGCCTCGCCTCCGACCTGCTCGCCGTGCCGATCCTGGTAGGGTTGGGCGTCACCGAACTGTCCGCCACCGCGGCGCTGGTACCCGAAATCAAGGCGCTGGTCGCCAGCCTGTCCATGGACGCGTGCCGCGCCCATGCCGCTGCCGCGCTCCAGTGCGGATCGGCAGCCGAAGTCCGCATCCTCGCCCGGGAGTTCCGCGCATGA
- a CDS encoding GntR family transcriptional regulator: MAFSDQVGRFRDDNPSPLYLQLQQLIRDGISKQLLAQGDAIPPERDLATEYSVSRITVRKAIEGLVEEGLLTRRRGAGTFVAGRVEKSFSKLSSFSEDMAARGRTASSSWISRAAGIVNPEEALALGLSPGAPVLRFNRLRFADEVPMALEYSTIAGYCLPSVEAVGDSLYAALDAAGNRPVRALQRLRAVPFGAEQARMLEVDAGAPGLLIERHGFLRDGRAAEFTRSYYRGDAYDFVAELSDL; the protein is encoded by the coding sequence ATGGCCTTTTCGGATCAGGTGGGACGGTTTCGGGACGACAATCCGTCGCCGCTGTACCTGCAACTTCAACAATTGATCCGGGACGGCATCAGCAAGCAACTGCTCGCCCAGGGCGATGCGATCCCGCCGGAGCGCGACCTCGCGACCGAATACAGCGTGTCCCGCATCACCGTCCGCAAGGCGATCGAGGGTCTCGTCGAAGAAGGGCTGCTCACGCGCCGGCGCGGCGCCGGCACCTTCGTCGCCGGCCGCGTCGAAAAGAGCTTCTCCAAGCTCTCCTCCTTCTCGGAGGATATGGCCGCGCGCGGCCGCACCGCCAGCAGCAGCTGGATCTCGCGTGCCGCCGGCATCGTAAATCCCGAAGAGGCGCTGGCGCTCGGTCTTTCGCCCGGTGCGCCGGTGCTGCGCTTCAACCGCCTGCGATTTGCAGACGAGGTGCCGATGGCGTTGGAATATTCCACCATCGCGGGATATTGCCTGCCCTCGGTCGAGGCGGTGGGCGACTCCCTCTATGCGGCGCTGGACGCCGCCGGCAACCGGCCCGTGCGCGCGCTTCAGCGGCTGCGTGCCGTCCCCTTCGGCGCGGAGCAGGCGCGGATGCTGGAGGTCGATGCCGGTGCGCCCGGGCTGCTGATCGAGCGCCACGGCTTCCTGCGCGACGGTCGCGCGGCGGAATTCACCCGTTCCTACTATCGCGGCGACGCCTATGACTTCGTGGCGGAACTAAGCGACCTCTGA
- a CDS encoding beta-N-acetylhexosaminidase, producing MAAGFARSGRQVLTVLLLLGTATPALAGPLPLVPLPASVVSGSASFTVRDGAAIATPSGDTAAEAAARMLIAHVRTERGLALSQTSGEAPIALVREPAIAGEEAYRLTVSASGIRIAASGDRGLLYGAMTLAQLLSPDRAFGKPVKVDAVTIEDAPRFAWRGLMIDTTRHFITLEAIRTIVDQMASVKLNTLHLHLTDDQGWRFEVKRYPKLTEVGAWRTPPSSGGAPGAKVGGFYTQDELKQLVAYAAERGITIVPEIDLPGHAQALVAAYPELGVLGDRPEVSPDWGINPYLLNPGPKGVEFVKNVLDELMAVFPGTYIHLGGDEAVKDQWERSPEVQAQIKALGLKSENQLQSWLIEQFGTYLASRGRRLIGWDEILEGGVPASASVMSWRGEKGAIQAANLGHDVVLSPAPTLYFDSLQSDRGDEPPGRIIIQSLESVYRYDPMPAGIAGDKAKHVLGAQANAWSEYLVTPYQVQHALFPRAAALAEINWSPKGKRDFGGFLERVGPQIARWKRSGLEVADSAFAVDFKVQGSRGEALRANSATVALSTQAPHGTIRYTLDGKAPTARSKVYKAPLSLTPGVTIRAAAFDAAGNATAAARSFDTSRAALLTRTSSELTGCPSGALWLRLPLTADATANGPAYNVNVFDTCSVYPAAPVDVASGFTIEVARLPRNFGLAHDTGKVRRHYNVTPHGELIVTAGCPVSGDDKAAKPMPLGTFPLPDPATAPARFRVTGTLPKLEGDRDLCFQFTSPISDPLYAVERATLTETAR from the coding sequence ATGGCAGCAGGTTTCGCTCGATCCGGGCGGCAGGTGCTCACCGTACTTCTGCTTCTCGGCACGGCCACGCCGGCCCTGGCGGGTCCGCTGCCGCTGGTACCCCTGCCGGCTTCGGTCGTTTCCGGCAGCGCCAGCTTCACCGTTCGTGATGGCGCTGCGATCGCCACGCCTTCCGGCGACACCGCAGCCGAGGCCGCGGCGCGGATGCTGATCGCGCATGTCCGCACCGAACGCGGCCTGGCACTTTCGCAGACGAGCGGCGAGGCCCCGATTGCGCTGGTGCGCGAGCCGGCGATCGCGGGAGAAGAGGCGTACCGACTGACGGTGAGCGCCAGCGGCATCCGCATCGCCGCATCGGGCGACCGCGGCCTTCTCTATGGCGCGATGACGCTCGCGCAGTTGCTGAGCCCCGACCGCGCGTTCGGCAAGCCGGTGAAGGTCGATGCCGTCACGATCGAGGACGCGCCCCGCTTTGCCTGGCGCGGCTTGATGATCGACACCACGCGGCACTTCATCACGCTGGAGGCCATCCGCACCATCGTCGACCAGATGGCTTCGGTGAAGCTCAACACGCTGCACCTCCACCTGACGGACGACCAGGGATGGCGCTTCGAGGTGAAGCGCTATCCCAAGCTGACCGAGGTCGGCGCCTGGCGCACCCCACCTTCGTCGGGCGGGGCGCCGGGGGCGAAGGTCGGCGGCTTCTATACCCAAGACGAACTCAAGCAGCTGGTCGCCTATGCGGCGGAGCGCGGCATCACCATCGTGCCGGAAATCGACCTTCCGGGTCATGCGCAGGCGCTGGTTGCGGCCTATCCCGAACTCGGCGTGCTGGGCGATCGGCCCGAGGTGTCGCCGGACTGGGGCATCAACCCCTATCTCCTGAACCCCGGCCCTAAGGGCGTAGAGTTCGTGAAGAACGTGCTGGACGAGCTAATGGCCGTCTTCCCCGGCACCTACATCCACCTGGGCGGCGACGAGGCGGTCAAGGACCAGTGGGAGCGTTCCCCCGAGGTGCAGGCGCAGATCAAGGCGCTGGGCCTGAAGAGCGAGAACCAGTTGCAGAGCTGGCTGATCGAGCAGTTCGGCACGTATCTGGCAAGCAGGGGCCGGCGGCTGATCGGCTGGGACGAGATCTTGGAAGGCGGCGTGCCGGCGTCGGCCTCGGTGATGTCGTGGCGCGGCGAGAAGGGCGCGATCCAGGCGGCGAACCTCGGCCATGACGTGGTGCTCTCGCCGGCGCCTACCCTCTATTTCGACAGCCTGCAGAGCGACCGGGGCGACGAGCCGCCGGGCCGCATCATCATCCAGTCGCTCGAGAGCGTGTACCGCTACGATCCGATGCCGGCGGGGATTGCCGGCGACAAGGCCAAGCATGTGCTGGGCGCACAGGCCAATGCCTGGAGCGAGTATCTGGTGACGCCCTATCAGGTGCAGCACGCGCTGTTCCCGCGCGCGGCGGCGCTGGCGGAGATCAACTGGTCGCCCAAGGGCAAGCGCGACTTCGGCGGCTTCCTGGAGCGCGTCGGACCGCAGATCGCGCGCTGGAAGCGTTCGGGCCTGGAGGTGGCGGACAGCGCCTTCGCCGTCGACTTCAAGGTGCAGGGCAGCCGCGGCGAGGCGCTGCGGGCGAACAGCGCGACGGTCGCGCTGAGCACCCAGGCGCCGCATGGCACGATCCGCTACACGCTAGACGGCAAGGCGCCGACCGCGCGATCGAAGGTCTATAAGGCACCGCTGAGCCTGACGCCGGGCGTGACCATCCGCGCCGCGGCCTTCGACGCCGCCGGCAACGCGACGGCGGCGGCGCGCAGCTTCGACACCAGCCGCGCGGCCCTCCTCACGCGGACCTCTTCCGAGCTGACCGGATGCCCGAGCGGGGCGCTGTGGCTCCGACTGCCGCTCACCGCCGATGCGACGGCAAATGGCCCGGCCTACAACGTCAACGTCTTTGACACGTGCAGCGTCTATCCGGCGGCGCCGGTCGATGTCGCGAGCGGCTTCACGATCGAAGTCGCGCGGCTGCCGCGCAACTTCGGCCTGGCGCATGACACGGGCAAGGTCCGCCGCCACTACAACGTCACCCCGCACGGCGAGCTGATCGTCACGGCGGGCTGCCCGGTGAGCGGCGACGACAAGGCGGCCAAGCCGATGCCGCTCGGCACCTTCCCGCTGCCCGACCCCGCGACCGCGCCCGCGCGCTTCCGCGTCACGGGCACGCTCCCCAAGCTGGAGGGCGATCGCGACCTCTGCTTCCAGTTCACCTCCCCGATTTCCGATCCCCTTTATGCCGTCGAACGGGCGACGCTGACGGAGACCGCACGATGA
- the nagE gene encoding N-acetylglucosamine-specific PTS transporter subunit IIBC codes for MKSILEALQPLGRALMLPIAVLPVAGLLLRLGQPDLLGIAFLSAAGDALFSHLGLLFAIGVATGYARDGNGAACLAGIVCFLVATEAAKVLLIVSGDATQGMDAATAEIASAAWKAKAIARLDVPIGILSGLVGGIFYNRFSGIKLPEYLAFFGGRRFVPIVSGVAGLVLAVIVGTSFQALSSGIDTMGHGIANAGGVGLFLFGLFNRLLLVTGLHHILNNVFWFVLGDFEGANGDLRRFFAGDPTAGSFMAGFFPVMMFGLPAACLAMYRTALPERRKAVGGMLFSLALTSMLTGVTEPIEFSFMFLAPVLYAVHAVLTGLSMALMDVVGVKLGFGFSAGFFDYALNYGKSTRPLMLIPVGLVYFALYYGIFSFVIRRFDLKTPGREPEVPGAAAIAPVAAGGRGAAFAQALGGAANLREVGACTTRLRLIVVDQAKVDEPALKALGARGVIRPSDKAVQVVLGPIADVVAVEIRDALAMPIALAPTEAAVAEAGDARLAPALVAALGGVENVCAVSVHGNRIRVELAENGGAEQAALAALGVRAVALPAEGVAHLVVAPGKLDVLLAR; via the coding sequence ATGAAGTCGATCCTGGAAGCGCTGCAGCCGCTCGGCCGCGCACTGATGCTGCCGATCGCGGTGCTGCCGGTGGCGGGGCTGCTGCTCCGCCTGGGGCAGCCCGACTTGCTCGGCATCGCGTTCCTGAGCGCGGCCGGCGATGCGCTGTTCTCGCACCTGGGCCTGCTGTTCGCGATCGGGGTCGCCACCGGCTATGCCCGGGACGGCAATGGCGCGGCGTGTCTCGCCGGCATCGTCTGCTTCCTGGTGGCGACCGAGGCGGCCAAGGTGCTGCTGATCGTGTCAGGCGACGCGACCCAGGGCATGGACGCGGCCACCGCCGAGATCGCGAGCGCGGCCTGGAAGGCCAAGGCGATCGCGCGGCTCGACGTGCCGATCGGCATTCTCTCCGGCCTCGTCGGCGGGATCTTCTACAATCGGTTTTCGGGCATCAAGCTGCCCGAGTATCTCGCCTTTTTCGGCGGTCGGCGGTTCGTGCCGATCGTGAGCGGGGTTGCGGGGCTGGTGCTGGCGGTGATCGTCGGCACGAGCTTCCAGGCGCTGAGCAGCGGTATCGACACCATGGGCCACGGCATCGCCAATGCCGGCGGCGTGGGCCTGTTCCTCTTCGGCCTTTTCAACCGGCTGCTGCTGGTGACCGGGCTGCACCACATCCTGAACAACGTCTTCTGGTTCGTGCTGGGCGATTTCGAGGGCGCGAACGGCGACCTGCGGCGCTTCTTTGCCGGCGACCCCACTGCGGGCAGCTTCATGGCCGGCTTCTTCCCGGTCATGATGTTCGGCCTGCCGGCGGCGTGCCTCGCCATGTATCGCACGGCACTGCCGGAGCGGCGCAAGGCGGTGGGCGGCATGTTGTTCAGCCTGGCGCTAACCTCGATGCTGACGGGGGTGACCGAGCCGATCGAGTTCAGCTTCATGTTCCTGGCGCCGGTGCTCTACGCGGTGCACGCGGTGCTGACCGGCCTGTCGATGGCGCTGATGGACGTGGTGGGCGTGAAGCTGGGCTTCGGCTTTTCGGCCGGCTTCTTCGATTATGCGCTGAACTACGGCAAATCGACCCGGCCGCTGATGCTGATCCCGGTGGGGCTGGTCTATTTCGCCCTCTACTACGGCATCTTCAGCTTCGTGATCCGCCGCTTCGACCTGAAGACGCCGGGCCGGGAGCCGGAAGTGCCGGGCGCCGCAGCGATTGCGCCGGTCGCCGCAGGCGGACGGGGCGCTGCGTTCGCGCAGGCGCTGGGCGGTGCCGCCAATCTCCGCGAGGTCGGCGCCTGCACGACGCGGCTGCGGCTGATCGTCGTGGATCAGGCGAAGGTGGACGAGCCTGCGCTGAAGGCGCTGGGCGCGCGGGGCGTGATCCGGCCGTCGGACAAGGCGGTGCAGGTCGTGCTGGGGCCGATCGCGGACGTGGTCGCGGTCGAGATCCGCGACGCGCTGGCGATGCCGATCGCGCTTGCACCCACCGAGGCGGCAGTCGCCGAGGCCGGCGACGCGCGGCTGGCGCCTGCGCTGGTCGCCGCGCTAGGCGGCGTGGAGAACGTCTGCGCGGTCAGTGTGCACGGCAACCGCATCCGGGTGGAGCTGGCCGAGAACGGCGGCGCGGAGCAGGCGGCGCTGGCGGCGCTTGGCGTGCGCGCGGTCGCGCTGCCAGCGGAAGGCGTCGCGCACCTGGTGGTTGCGCCGGGCAAGCTGGACGTGCTGCTCGCGCGCTGA